The genomic DNA ATTTTTCCATCCGGAGAAGCCATCAAGCCCCGCATTCCGGCTAACTGCGTAAAGTTAGAGATGTTTCCCCGGGCTCCTGAATCGCTCATCATAAAGATTGGATTTTCTGGATCGAAGTTCTTCATCAGTTGATCTTGGATTTCATCCCGCGCATCGTTCCAGACGTTCACAACCCGTTCGTAGCGTTCTTGATCGGTAATCAGTCCCCGCCGGAATTGCTTCGTAATCGTGTCCACCTTTTTGTGCGCAGCTGCGACAACTTCGGGCTTTTCACGCAGGTTCATGATGTCGGCCATTCCGACCGTCAACCCGGACTTCGTGGATTCATCGTTTCCGAGATCCTTGATCCGGTCCAGCAATTCAGAGGTTTCTGTCACCTTGTACTGGTTGTAAACTTCGGCAATGATGTCTGATAAAAAGCTCTTCTTGAAGGGTTTCACCAGTTCAGCATTGTCAATGTACTCGTGAATGTTTTCGCCGGGTTCCAAGAAGTAGTTATCCGGAACGTAACCATGTAAGTTCGTTTCCGTTGGTTCGTTCAGGTAGGTAAAGGCCTTCGGTAAAATCTTGTTGAAAACCACTTTACCGACGGACGTCACCATGATCTTATCCTGTTGGTCATCCGTAAAGGGTTTATCTGGATAAGCAGCGGCCGGAATCCCGATCCGACTGTGCCAGTGAACCAAACCGTCGCGGTAAGCCAATTCCACTTCGTCTGGGTCGTTGAAGATCATGCCTTCACCTTCCCGACCGGCTTCTTCCATCGTCAGGTAGTAGTTCCCAATTACCATATCTTGGGATGGGGCCACCACTGGTTTTCCGTCCTTAGGTGCCAAAATGTGCCCGGCAGCTGCCATCAAGAGCCGTGATTCTGCTTGGGCTTCGTCAGATAACGGCACGTGGATGGCCATCTGGTCTCCATCAAAGTCGGCGTTGTAAGCGGCACAAACTAGGGGATGCAACCGCATTGACTTCCCACTTACCAGCACCGGTTCAAAGGCTTGAATTCCTAACCGGTGCAGCGTTGGGGCCCGGTTCAAGAGAACGGGGTGTTCTTTAATTACGTCAGGCAGAACGTCAAAGACAACGTCATCCTTACGTTCGATTTCCCGTTTTGCGTTCTTAACGTTGGAAGCTAAGCCCCGTTCCACCAGTTCATGCATGATGAATGGTTTGAACAGTTCGAGTGCCATGGAAACTGGCAGTCCCATTTGACTTAACTTCAGCCACGGTCCCACGTCGATTACGGAACGACCAGAGTAGTCGACCCGTTTTCCCAGTAAGTTTTGCCGGAATCGCCCTTGCTTCCCCTTCAAGAGGTGCGACAAGGACTTCAGTGGCCGATTTCCTGGACCAGCGACCGGACGACCACGCCGCCCGTTATCGATCAACGCATCAACGGCTTCTTGGAGCATCCGCTTTTCGTTTTGGACGATAATGCCGGGGGCGTGCAAATCTAGCAGGCGTTTCAACCGGTTGTTCCGGTTAATGACCCGCCGGTACAAGTCGTTTAAATCGGAGGTTGCAAACCGACCCCCTTCGAGTTGTACCATCGGCCGTAAGTCAGGTGGCATCACGGGAATAGCATCCATAACCATCCACGCCAGTTCGTTTCCAGACGTCAAAAAGGCTTCCAGAATGTCTAAACGGCGAATGGCGCGGGTCCGTTTTTGGCCGGTTGCGGACTTCAGTTCCGCCTTTAACTCGGTGACCTCTTTTTCGAGGTCCACGTCATCGAGCAACGTCCGAATGGCTTCGGCTCCGATTTCAGCATGGAACCGGTTGCCGTATTCCCGCTTTTTGTCCCGGTATTCTTGTTCCGTCAGGAGTTGTTTCTTTTCCATCGGGGTGTTGCCGGGATCGGTCACTACGTAAGCCGCAAAGTAAATGACTTCTTCCAGCGACCGGGGGCTCATGTCCAACACTAGCCCCATCCGACTTGGGATTCCCTTGTAATACCAAATGTGGGTTACCGGAGCAGCTAATTCGATGTGACCCATGCGTTCACGCCGAACCTTAGCCCGCGTCACTTCTACTCCACACCGATCACAGACAATTCCCTTGTACCGGATCCCTTTGTACTTGCCACAGGCACATTTCCAGTCCTTGGTTGGTCCAAAGATCCGTTCGTCGAATAATCCGTCTTTTTCAGGTTTCAGCGTCCGGTAGTTAATGGTTTCTGGTTTTTTCACTTCTCCAAAGGACCAACTACGAATGGTCTCTGGAGCGGCTAAACCAACTTGCATGCTCTTAAATTTGTTGACATCAACCATTGGCATTCCCTCCTTACTCAGTTTTACTGATCTTGTTGCTCAGCGTCATCAGGGCTAGCGGCGTGACTGGCTTCTGGTTCGGCTTCGGTTTGTTTGGCAGCTTGTTCGTGCGCCACCTTGTTTAAAGCGTTTACGTTGACAACTTCATCGTCTTCATCCATATCACGGAGATCGATTGGTTGGTGGTTAGCTCCTAACACCTTCATGTCTAATCCAAGGGCTTGCAATTCTTTGACAAGTACCCGGAAGGATTCCGGAACTCCGGGTTTGGGAATTGGATCCCCCTTCACGATGGCTTCGTAGGTTTTAACCCGGCCCACCACGTCATCGGACTTGTAAGTCAAAATTTCTTGGAGGGTGTGCGCAGCC from Fructilactobacillus ixorae includes the following:
- the rpoC gene encoding DNA-directed RNA polymerase subunit beta'; protein product: MVDVNKFKSMQVGLAAPETIRSWSFGEVKKPETINYRTLKPEKDGLFDERIFGPTKDWKCACGKYKGIRYKGIVCDRCGVEVTRAKVRRERMGHIELAAPVTHIWYYKGIPSRMGLVLDMSPRSLEEVIYFAAYVVTDPGNTPMEKKQLLTEQEYRDKKREYGNRFHAEIGAEAIRTLLDDVDLEKEVTELKAELKSATGQKRTRAIRRLDILEAFLTSGNELAWMVMDAIPVMPPDLRPMVQLEGGRFATSDLNDLYRRVINRNNRLKRLLDLHAPGIIVQNEKRMLQEAVDALIDNGRRGRPVAGPGNRPLKSLSHLLKGKQGRFRQNLLGKRVDYSGRSVIDVGPWLKLSQMGLPVSMALELFKPFIMHELVERGLASNVKNAKREIERKDDVVFDVLPDVIKEHPVLLNRAPTLHRLGIQAFEPVLVSGKSMRLHPLVCAAYNADFDGDQMAIHVPLSDEAQAESRLLMAAAGHILAPKDGKPVVAPSQDMVIGNYYLTMEEAGREGEGMIFNDPDEVELAYRDGLVHWHSRIGIPAAAYPDKPFTDDQQDKIMVTSVGKVVFNKILPKAFTYLNEPTETNLHGYVPDNYFLEPGENIHEYIDNAELVKPFKKSFLSDIIAEVYNQYKVTETSELLDRIKDLGNDESTKSGLTVGMADIMNLREKPEVVAAAHKKVDTITKQFRRGLITDQERYERVVNVWNDARDEIQDQLMKNFDPENPIFMMSDSGARGNISNFTQLAGMRGLMASPDGKIMELPITSNFREGMSVLEMFISTHGARKGMTDTALKTANSGYLTRRLVDVAQDVIIREKDCGTDRGLTVTAIKEGNEMIEPLYDRILGRNAMKTVKNPQTGAIIVRPNDMIDDKKAQEIVDAGIEAVEIRSAFTCNTAHGVCERCYGQNLATGDEVEVGEAVGTVAAQSIGEPGTQLTLRTFHTGGVASNTDITQGLPRVQEIFEARNPKGKSTISEVTGVVELIEEDPAEGVKEITIQGKADTRKYKVPLTARMRVAEGDTVRRGEALNEGSIDPKELLKIRDTLSTETYLLTAVQEVYRRQGVEVNDKHAEIMVRQMLRKVRVMDPGDTDILPGTLIDIDDFKEQNRDAVMTGKVPATARPVLLGITKAALETNSFLSAASFQETTRVLTDAAIRGKVDPLIGLKENVIIGKLLPAGTGVHEYEDIEPEELGQATDQEVPAASDPTANVDHDDAPE